DNA from Halodesulfovibrio sp.:
GTAGAAGGAAGTAAATACTTCACAGAGGAACAGGAACACGTTGAGGCACATTGCGTATGTGATGATGATGGTAAGAGTTTTGATAGCCTCTTTACCAATTTCAAACTTAGCAATTTTCTTCACGATCATAAGAAGGAGAAGAAGAAGAGCTGGACCAGCACAGAATGCAGAAGCAAGGAAGCGTGCTGCAAGAACAGCGGTCAACCAGTAATGACGACCCGGGAGACCCTGAGACAGAAACGCTGTTACGGTGTGGATTGAGAACGCCCAAATTACGGAAGTGTAAATGAGGTATTTAACCCACTGTGGAGGAGCAATCTGGAAGCGTTCGCATTCCAGAGTTTTCCAGCCGATGATAGCGTTAAGGCACAGGTAACCGATAAGTACAACCATGTCGTAGAACATGACTGAGTTAAGGGTTGGGTGCAGAATTACGTTAAGCATACGCTGTGGCATACCCATATCAACTACGATAAAGAGCATGCACATAATAACTGCGCCGATTGCCATGAATTCACCAAAAATGATGATCTTTTTGAACTGCTTGTAGCCGTGGAAGTATGCTGGGAGAACCAGCATAACAGCGGATGCAGCAATACCTACAAGGTAGGTAAACTGAGCAATATAGAAGCCCCAAGTTACATCACGGTTCATGCCGGTAAGACCGAGACCGTATTTAAGCTGGAACAAGTATGTG
Protein-coding regions in this window:
- the dsrP gene encoding sulfate reduction electron transfer complex DsrMKJOP subunit DsrP, giving the protein MLEKVLKGSPKYYMWLAFLGGIIGIGAITYLFQLKYGLGLTGMNRDVTWGFYIAQFTYLVGIAASAVMLVLPAYFHGYKQFKKIIIFGEFMAIGAVIMCMLFIVVDMGMPQRMLNVILHPTLNSVMFYDMVVLIGYLCLNAIIGWKTLECERFQIAPPQWVKYLIYTSVIWAFSIHTVTAFLSQGLPGRHYWLTAVLAARFLASAFCAGPALLLLLLMIVKKIAKFEIGKEAIKTLTIIITYAMCLNVFLFLCEVFTSFYSNIPGHMHPLHYLFAGTEQGIPWVTYWMWIGAIFAIASLALLIPTSLRENMKILPWALSMLVLATWIDKGLGLIIGGFAPSPFETWATYAPTVPELLISLGIFAVGAFVVSILWKIAIDVKKEAGTL